The following proteins are encoded in a genomic region of Aquipuribacter hungaricus:
- the metX gene encoding homoserine O-acetyltransferase MetX, translated as MRAWQDGDPVGGRTFVDVGDVRTEHGPTIPGVRVAYESWGTPRTGPDGTVENAVLVLHALTGDSHVVGPVGPGHPSPGWWGGVVGDGLAVDTSRWFVVAPNVLGGCQGTTGPGSPDPDGRAWGSRFPAVTVRDQVAAEALLADALGIRRWALVVGGSMGGMRALEWGVTSPERVASLVVLASTAAASGDQIAWCAPQLAAITSDPAWLGGDYHAAGGEGPVEGLGVARRIAHVTYRSREEMDSRFGRDPQPGEDPGTGGRYAVESYLDHQAGKLARRFDAASYVTLTRAMNSHDVGRGRGGTEAALARVTAATTVVGISSDRLYPLEQQEHVAAHVPGARLVTVPSRYGHDGFLVETAAVAGVLSQVLGGSAHDDEVRRARCGA; from the coding sequence GTGCGGGCGTGGCAGGACGGGGACCCGGTCGGCGGACGGACGTTCGTCGACGTCGGCGACGTGCGCACCGAGCACGGGCCGACGATCCCCGGGGTGCGCGTGGCCTACGAGTCGTGGGGCACCCCGCGCACCGGGCCCGACGGCACCGTGGAGAACGCCGTCCTCGTCCTGCACGCCCTCACCGGCGACTCCCACGTCGTCGGCCCGGTCGGCCCCGGGCACCCCTCGCCCGGGTGGTGGGGAGGGGTCGTCGGCGACGGCCTCGCCGTGGACACCTCGCGCTGGTTCGTCGTCGCACCCAACGTGCTCGGCGGCTGCCAGGGGACCACCGGCCCCGGCAGCCCGGACCCCGACGGCCGGGCCTGGGGGAGCCGGTTCCCCGCGGTCACCGTCCGGGACCAGGTCGCGGCGGAGGCGCTGCTGGCCGACGCGCTCGGCATCCGTCGCTGGGCGCTGGTCGTGGGCGGGTCCATGGGCGGGATGCGCGCGCTGGAGTGGGGCGTCACCTCGCCCGAGCGCGTCGCCTCGCTCGTCGTGCTCGCCAGCACCGCCGCCGCCTCCGGCGACCAGATCGCGTGGTGCGCCCCGCAGCTGGCCGCCATCACCTCCGACCCCGCCTGGCTGGGCGGGGACTACCACGCCGCGGGCGGCGAGGGCCCGGTCGAGGGCCTCGGCGTCGCCCGGCGCATCGCCCACGTGACCTACCGCTCGCGCGAGGAGATGGACAGCCGGTTCGGCCGCGACCCGCAGCCGGGGGAGGACCCGGGCACCGGCGGGCGCTACGCGGTGGAGTCCTACCTCGACCACCAGGCGGGCAAGCTCGCGCGCCGCTTCGACGCCGCCTCCTACGTCACCCTCACCCGGGCCATGAACAGCCACGACGTCGGCCGGGGCCGCGGCGGCACGGAGGCGGCCCTGGCACGGGTCACCGCGGCCACGACCGTCGTGGGGATCAGCTCGGACCGGCTGTACCCGCTGGAGCAGCAGGAGCACGTCGCGGCGCACGTCCCCGGCGCGCGGCTGGTCACCGTGCCCTCCCGGTACGGCCACGACGGGTTCCTCGTGGAGACCGCGGCCGTGGCCGGCGTGCTGTCGCAGGTGCTCGGGGGCAGCGCCCACGACGACGAGGTGCGCCGGGCCCGCTGCGGCGCCTGA